A section of the Flavobacterium sp. CG_23.5 genome encodes:
- a CDS encoding HD domain-containing protein: protein MSQINKLKIFNDPIYGFITIPNALIYDLVQHPYFQRLRRISQMGLSYLVYPGANHTRFHHALGCMHLMQKAVEVLRFKGVSISPEEENALYIAILLHDIGHGPFSHAMERSIVEDVHHEEISLLFMNQLNVEFNGQLSLAIQIFKGDYDRKFMLQLISSQLDMDRMDYLKRDSFYSGVAEGNVNSERLIQMMNVVDDFLVIEEKGIYSVEKFLMSRRLMYWQAYLHKTSLVAELILTKVLKRAKELTIKGVQLPCSEPLQFFMQNKITMDNFDASTLDLFSQLDDFDIISALKAWQRQDDFILSSLSKMIVNRDLLKIKLTSEKVPLEELQPLKERFAMENNISLLETNYFIFKGKIKNQAYSKEAEPIRILKKDRTVEDVIESSDQLNLKSLSKLVTKYYICFPKQLVEMNI, encoded by the coding sequence GTGAGTCAAATCAATAAGCTAAAAATATTCAATGATCCCATTTACGGGTTTATTACCATTCCGAATGCCTTAATCTACGACTTAGTTCAACATCCTTATTTTCAGAGGTTACGTCGAATTTCACAAATGGGTTTGTCCTATTTAGTTTATCCTGGGGCGAATCATACCCGATTTCATCATGCTTTAGGTTGTATGCATTTAATGCAAAAAGCGGTTGAAGTACTTCGTTTTAAAGGGGTTTCCATATCTCCCGAGGAAGAAAATGCATTGTACATTGCTATTTTATTGCACGATATAGGTCACGGCCCTTTTTCACATGCGATGGAAAGAAGCATTGTGGAGGATGTACATCATGAAGAAATTTCGCTGCTGTTTATGAACCAATTAAATGTTGAATTTAACGGTCAGTTGAGTTTGGCCATTCAGATTTTTAAAGGGGATTACGATAGAAAATTCATGTTACAGTTGATTTCCAGTCAATTGGATATGGATAGAATGGATTATTTAAAACGAGATAGTTTTTATTCGGGTGTGGCAGAAGGAAATGTCAATTCAGAACGACTGATTCAAATGATGAATGTGGTGGATGATTTCTTGGTAATTGAAGAAAAAGGTATCTATTCGGTGGAGAAGTTTCTAATGTCGAGACGATTAATGTATTGGCAGGCGTATTTACATAAAACAAGTTTAGTAGCCGAGTTAATTTTGACGAAAGTCTTAAAACGTGCCAAAGAATTGACAATAAAAGGAGTACAATTACCATGCAGTGAACCGTTGCAGTTTTTTATGCAAAATAAAATTACGATGGATAATTTTGACGCTTCTACATTAGATTTATTTTCTCAACTTGATGATTTTGATATTATTAGCGCATTAAAAGCATGGCAAAGACAGGATGATTTTATATTGTCGTCCCTTAGCAAAATGATCGTGAACAGGGATTTATTAAAAATAAAATTAACTAGTGAAAAAGTTCCTTTAGAGGAACTGCAGCCATTGAAAGAGCGTTTCGCTATGGAAAATAATATTTCTTTATTGGAGACTAATTATTTTATTTTTAAAGGTAAAATAAAAAACCAAGCGTATAGTAAAGAAGCGGAACCGATACGAATTTTGAAAAAAGACAGAACCGTTGAAGATGTTATTGAATCTTCTGACCAACTGAATTTAAAATCATTATCTAAATTGGTTACTAAATATTATATCTGTTTCCCAAAACAACTTGTAGAAATGAACATTTAA
- the dnaX gene encoding DNA polymerase III subunit gamma/tau yields MEQFVVSARKYRPQTFKDVVGQKAITNTLLNAIETNHLASALLFTGPRGVGKTTCARILARKINQPGYDDPNEDFAFNVFELDAASNNSVDDIRNLIDQVRIPPQTGQYKVYIIDEVHMLSSAAFNAFLKTLEEPPKHAIFILATTEKHKIIPTILSRCQIFDFKRITVKDAKEHLAEVATSQGVVFEDDALHIIAQKADGAMRDALSIFDRVVSFCGKDLTRQAVTENLNVLDYETYITVTDLILENKIPELLLSFNDILSKGFDSHHFIAGLASHFRDLLVSKTPSTLSLLEVGEQAQKMYGAQAQKCSQDFLLKGIEIANDCDLKYKLSQNQRLLVELCLMQLASITFDGEKKKLTNL; encoded by the coding sequence ATGGAACAATTTGTAGTATCGGCACGTAAATACAGACCTCAAACATTTAAAGATGTGGTAGGACAAAAAGCCATTACCAATACTTTACTAAATGCCATAGAAACCAATCATCTTGCCTCTGCCCTATTATTTACTGGACCTAGAGGAGTTGGAAAAACTACTTGCGCTCGTATTTTGGCTCGAAAAATCAATCAGCCGGGTTATGATGATCCAAACGAAGATTTTGCCTTTAATGTTTTCGAATTAGATGCTGCTTCAAATAATTCAGTTGATGATATAAGAAATCTGATTGATCAAGTACGGATTCCGCCACAAACAGGACAATACAAAGTATATATTATTGACGAGGTTCATATGCTGTCCTCGGCAGCTTTCAACGCTTTCCTGAAAACACTCGAAGAACCGCCAAAGCATGCCATTTTCATTTTGGCTACGACCGAAAAACATAAAATTATTCCAACGATATTGTCTCGTTGTCAGATATTTGATTTCAAAAGAATCACTGTAAAAGACGCCAAAGAACATCTTGCCGAAGTTGCGACAAGTCAAGGCGTAGTTTTTGAAGACGATGCATTGCATATTATTGCACAAAAAGCGGATGGAGCGATGCGCGATGCTTTATCAATTTTTGATAGAGTCGTTTCGTTTTGTGGAAAAGACTTAACACGTCAGGCCGTTACAGAAAATCTAAATGTTTTAGATTATGAAACGTACATCACGGTGACGGATCTAATCTTGGAAAATAAAATTCCTGAATTATTATTATCTTTTAATGACATTCTTTCTAAAGGATTTGATTCTCATCATTTTATAGCCGGATTAGCCTCTCATTTCAGAGATTTATTGGTAAGCAAAACGCCTTCAACTTTATCGTTATTGGAAGTTGGTGAACAAGCGCAGAAAATGTACGGCGCACAAGCACAAAAGTGCAGTCAAGATTTTTTATTAAAAGGAATTGAAATTGCAAATGATTGCGATTTGAAATACAAACTAAGTCAAAACCAGCGACTTCTTGTTGAGCTTTGTTTGATGCAACTAGCCTCTATCACTTTTGATGGAGAAAAAAAAAAGTTGACAAATTTATAA
- a CDS encoding DNA polymerase III subunit gamma/tau encodes MSSIRAKKALEESNKGIVKEVVHLPTEVFTETEMLLHWNKYAQRLGEKGFRIMESLLLINDPVLSGNAITIELPNEGSKLDFEKELNGLLGHLKGHLHNHDITIEVIVNESFENKRNFNDQDRYNRLHEINPNIELLRTTFGLDLNV; translated from the coding sequence TTGTCAAGTATTCGTGCCAAAAAAGCATTAGAAGAAAGCAATAAGGGAATAGTCAAAGAAGTCGTTCATTTACCTACAGAAGTTTTTACGGAAACCGAAATGCTACTACATTGGAACAAGTATGCACAACGTTTAGGAGAAAAAGGGTTTCGAATCATGGAATCGTTATTACTTATCAACGACCCAGTTTTGAGTGGCAACGCTATTACTATTGAATTGCCAAATGAAGGTTCCAAATTAGATTTTGAGAAAGAATTGAATGGACTTTTGGGACATTTAAAAGGTCATTTACATAACCATGATATCACGATAGAAGTTATCGTGAATGAAAGTTTTGAAAATAAAAGAAATTTTAATGACCAAGATCGTTACAATAGACTTCACGAAATAAATCCAAATATTGAACTCTTGCGAACAACATTTGGATTAGATTTGAATGTGTAA